Genomic window (Vicinamibacterales bacterium):
CTGACCGCCGACGAGATCGCGCAGTCGGCCGAGTTCTTCAGCTTCGGAACCAACGACCTGACGCAGACCGGACTCGGCATGTCGCGCGACGACTCGGGATCCTTTCTGCCCCATTACCAGGAGCTCGAGATCGTCAAGAAGAACCCGTTCGCGACGATCGACACGACCGGCGTTGGCCAGCTCGTCGACATCGCCGTGAAGAAGGGGCGCGCCACGCGGCCGAACCTGAAGCTCGGGATCTGCGGCGAGCACGGCGGCGATCCGGCGTCGATCCAGTTCTTCGAGCAGGTCGGCCTCGACTACGTGAGCTGCTCGCCCTATCGCGTGCCCGTGGCGCGGCTGGCGGCGGCGCAGGCGGCGCTGCAGTCGAAGTAAGGCCGGGCGTGCTCAAGATCTTCGCCCATGTCGGGGGCAGGACGAGCCAGGTGGATCAGGTCGATCCCGCCTGGCTCGCCCCCGGCAGCGGCGTGCAGGTCTGGGTCGACGTGATGAATCCTTCGCCGGACGAGGGCCAGCACGTGCTCCGCGACGTCTTCCACTTCCACGAGCTGGCGGTGGAAGACGCGCTGAGCGAGCTGGAATACCCCAAGGTCGAGTCCTACGGCGCCTACCTCTACCTGATCCTGCACCGCATCGATTTCAAGGCGCCGGAGCACTGCTTCAAGACCCACGACGTCGACTTCTTTCTCGGTCCGAACTACCTCGTCACGATTCACTCCGGCGATTCACGATCGATCGACCAGATCACCAAGGTCTGCGAGCGCAATTCGCTGGCGCTCGGCGAGGGCGCGGCGGCGCTGATGCACCGCATCATCGACTCGATCGTCGACAACTACCGCCCGGAGATCGAAGAGCTCAACGAGCGGCTGGATGCCCTCGAGGAGCGCGTCTTCGAAGCGGGCGCCGCCAACCTGGCGAAGGACATCCTGGATTTCAAGCGCGACGTCGCCTCGCTCCGCCGCGTCGTCCAGCCGCAGCGCGACGTGGTCGGCCGCCTGGCGCGCCGCGAGTTCCCGATCATCGACGAGCAGATGTCCTACCGCTACCGCGACGTCTACGACCACCTCGTTCGCCTCGCCGACGAGTCGATGGTTTTCCAGGATCGGATCACGAGCCTGCTCGACGCCAACCTGGCGATCGTCTCGAATCAGCTGAACACGATCATGAAGATCCTGACGATCATCGCGACCGTGTTCATGCCGTTGACCTTCATCACCGGTCTCTACGGTATGAACGTCGACCTGCCGCATTTCGGACTGAGCGGCATCGCGATGTTCTGGGTGCTGATGGGCCTGATGGGCGGGATCGTGGCCGCCATGTTGATCTACTTCCGCCGCCGCGGGTGGATCTAGTGGCCAAGATCCACCGTCTCGCTCCGGATCTCGCCAACCAGATCGCCGCCGGCGAGGTCGTCGAACGTCCGGCCTCTGTCGTCAAGGAACTGTGCGAGAACGCGCTCGACGCCGGCGCCACCCGCATCACCATCGCCGTCGAGATGGGCGGCAAGCGGCTGATCCGCGTCGAAGACGACGGCGATGGGATGGACTCGGAGGACGCGCGTCTCGCGATCGAGCGGCACGCGACGAGCAAGATCCGCCGCGCCGACGACCTCGGAGCGATCCGCACGCTCGGGTTCCGCGGCGAAGCGCTGCCATCGATCGCCTCGGTGTCGCACTTCACGCTGCGCACACGGGCGCGCGGCGCACAGTCGGGCACGGAAATCAGGGTCGACGCCGGCGTCATCTCCTCGATGCGCGAAGCCGGTGCGCCGGAAGGGACCACGATCGAGGTCGCCGACCTCTTTTTCAACCTGCCGGCGCGGCGCAAGTTCCTCAAGTCCGACGTCGCCGAGACGACGCAGATTTCGCGTCTGACGACACAGCTGGCGCTCGCCTACGCCGAGGTCGGCTTCTCGCTGACGTCCAACGGTCGGCAGGTGCTGCAGTGCCCGCCGGCGGCGACGCTGCGCGACCGCTTCTTCCAGCTGTTCGGCGATCGCGCCGATCTCGTCGAGATCCGCAAGGACGCGGGCGGCCTGCAGATTGAAGGCTTCGTCGCGGCGCTCGGCGACCAGGGGCCGACGCGCGGCGCCCAGAACGTCTTCGTCAACCGCCGCATCGTCAAGGACCGGACGATCGCGCACGCGATCATCGAAGCCTACAGCGTCGCGACCATCAAGGAGCGCAGTCCGGAAGTGCACCTGTTCCTGACGATTGCGCCCGACCGCGTCGACGTCAACGTCCACCCGACGAAAGCGGAGGTCCGCTTCCTCGAGCAGTCGCTCGTCCACGAAGTACTTCGTCGAGGGCTCGGCGAGGCGCTCGGGCAGGGGCGTGCGCCGGAGGTCCAGTTCCATCTCGAAGGCGGCGCCGAGCAGCCGATCGTACCGACGGCGATGGCGATTCCCGGCATCATGGCCGGCGCGGCGGTAGGGAACCGGTGGAATCGCGAGCAGCTGCCGGCGGCCGGCTACCCGTTTCCGGATGCCGGCGCCCCGCACCCAGGCGATGTCCAGCTGCCAGCCTCCGCGACGACCATTCGCCCCATGATTCCGCTGGGGCAATTCCGCGACACCTTCATCATCGCCGTCGACGATGAGGGGGTCGCGATCAT
Coding sequences:
- the corA gene encoding magnesium/cobalt transporter CorA is translated as MLKIFAHVGGRTSQVDQVDPAWLAPGSGVQVWVDVMNPSPDEGQHVLRDVFHFHELAVEDALSELEYPKVESYGAYLYLILHRIDFKAPEHCFKTHDVDFFLGPNYLVTIHSGDSRSIDQITKVCERNSLALGEGAAALMHRIIDSIVDNYRPEIEELNERLDALEERVFEAGAANLAKDILDFKRDVASLRRVVQPQRDVVGRLARREFPIIDEQMSYRYRDVYDHLVRLADESMVFQDRITSLLDANLAIVSNQLNTIMKILTIIATVFMPLTFITGLYGMNVDLPHFGLSGIAMFWVLMGLMGGIVAAMLIYFRRRGWI
- the mutL gene encoding DNA mismatch repair endonuclease MutL, with amino-acid sequence MDLVAKIHRLAPDLANQIAAGEVVERPASVVKELCENALDAGATRITIAVEMGGKRLIRVEDDGDGMDSEDARLAIERHATSKIRRADDLGAIRTLGFRGEALPSIASVSHFTLRTRARGAQSGTEIRVDAGVISSMREAGAPEGTTIEVADLFFNLPARRKFLKSDVAETTQISRLTTQLALAYAEVGFSLTSNGRQVLQCPPAATLRDRFFQLFGDRADLVEIRKDAGGLQIEGFVAALGDQGPTRGAQNVFVNRRIVKDRTIAHAIIEAYSVATIKERSPEVHLFLTIAPDRVDVNVHPTKAEVRFLEQSLVHEVLRRGLGEALGQGRAPEVQFHLEGGAEQPIVPTAMAIPGIMAGAAVGNRWNREQLPAAGYPFPDAGAPHPGDVQLPASATTIRPMIPLGQFRDTFIIAVDDEGVAIIDQHVAHERVLFEQVTERLTTGRLESQRLLTPILLDLSSVQREALKLHAATLEKFGMEVEEFGGDVVRLSAVPSMLDPRECEATIRALADDLDGLTAGTRAEEALRRIAATMACHAAVKANYPLTLEKMRYILEELRRTAYSSVCPHGRPVVLRLTRREIEKSFQRI